The genomic region GCCGTGACAGTACGGGTGAACCTCGGGTCGGCCTACTGGGAGATGGGACGGCTGGCGGAAGCTCACACCCACTTCCGCACGGCCCGGAAGTTGTTGCAGCACACGACGTCCCGGCAGGCGGAGGTGGAGGTCTTGGACGGCCTGGCCCGAGTGGCTCTGGATGAGGGCGATCACCTCTGCGCCGCCGCACACGCGCGGGAAGCACTCGAACTCGCCCGGTCAACCGGCCAGCCGCGCTTGATCGCGGAAGCACACAACACGCTGGGTACCGCCGCCCTGCACGGCGGACAGCCGGAGGAGGCGACCATTCACCACACCAACGCGTTGAGGACAGCCCAGGAGGTGGGCTTCGGTCGCGCTCAGGTGTCCGCCCTGATCGGTCTCGCCAATGCTCGGCGCGCGTCGGGTCACCTGGACGAAGCACTGGCGCTCTGCGAACAGGCGCTGAGCCTCGTGATCGCGGCCGGTCTCACCCTGCGCCGCGGCCGTGTGCTGCATGCGTTGGCGCAGGTGCACTCCGACCTCGGCCACGACGAGAAGGCGCTCGACCTCGCGCAGCAGGCGTTGCGTGTGCATCGGGCGACAGGTCACCGGCTCGGAGAGGCGCGCTCCCTGGGGCTGCTGGCGAACGTGTTGGCACGCTTGCAAAGCGTCGAGTCCGCGGGATCCCACCGAGCGGAAGCTGAGGCGCTGTTCGAGGCCATCGGAGCCGCGCACACGGACGTGGACTACACCGTGAAACTGGTGAACGACCGCGTTTGATCGAAGCCTACAGCGGCGAGGTCGCCGCGGCGGATCACGAAGCAGCCATCGTAGAAGTTGCATTCCGTGAGAGGTGTTCGTGGCGGCCGCCAGACAAGCCGGACTGGGCAGCGTTAGTCGCCACGAACACCTCACCGTAGGTTGGCGGGACCGTCTCGGCGGAGTCCTCCACGAGTATCGGTATGCCGCTTGGTCTGTGCGGACGTAATTTTCGGCACGCACACGGCTGTGCGTGCCGGTGATCCAGCGGCGAGGAGCGCTGAGACGGCGCCTCCCATGGAGTTCCCCGGCGAGGATGACGGGTTCGCCGACCTGTGAGGTGCCAGAACTCCGCACACACGCGCTGAGCTGCGGTGGTCGGGCACTATTGTTTGGTCGGCATGATCGTGGGCGTGGCGCTGCGACTGCTGTACTTCGTCTTTGTCCGGCAGGGTGGCTGGCTGGTTTTGCTCGGCCGGTCCTCGGCGGCCAAGGACGTCGAGTTGTTGGTGTTGCGGTGGCATCGGCGCTTGGTCGCGAAGAAGTGGACCTATCCGAACCGGAGTGGTCGGCCGCGGATCGATGAGGCCGTGGTGGCGTTGATCGAGCGGATGGCGCGGGAGAACACGGGCTGGGGTTACCGCCGTATCCAAGGTGAGCTGCTCAAGCTCGGCCATCGGACGGCCGCGTCGACTGTTCGCCGGGTGCTCAAGCGGCTTCGGATTCCGCCTTCGCCTACTCGGAACTCCGACACGTCGTGGCGGCGGTTCCTGCGCGCTCAAGCGGGGAGCATGCTGGCGTGCGACTTCCGCTACGTCGACTGCGCCGTTACCGTGAAGCGGGTGTGCGTATTCTTCGTGATGGAGGTCGGCACCCGCTACGTCCACATCCTCGGCACCACCACCAACCCTGACGGGCGCTGGACCACAGAGCAGGCTCGCAACCTCCTCATGGAGTTGGACGACCGGGCCAGCGAGTTTCGTTTCCTGGTTCGTGACAGCGCAGCCCAGTTCATAGCGTCGTTCGATTCCGTTCTCACTACAACCAGCGGCGACCACACCGAGCGCGACACCACACTCCACCACGACCCGATCACCCGACCGGAGACCCCGGCTGTAGAGCCGTACGTCGCCGGCGAGTGCTTGGCGGCTTGATCAACGAGTACGAACCTGCAGCAGCTTGATTCGCAGATCAGGCCCGTTGAGCCATGTTTTGGCATCCCACACCCTGTGCGGGGCTGGCCTCAGGCTGGCGAACCCGCTCAGATCGGACGCCTCGTCATAGACCGACATGATCTTCTCGGCCGAATCATCCACGCGTATCGCCATGCGCCTTGACTTGCACGGACGTAGTTTTCGGCACGCGCAGGGGTGAAGACGCTCTGGTCGCACCTCGGCCGCCCTCACTGCACGAGCACCCGAGGACGGTCAGGCGCCGGACAGGGCGGTCGCGAGCGCGCGTGGTGTCGGGTTGCGCATCAGGTCCACGAGCCGCAACGCGATGCCGTCCGCGCGCATCTCGGCGATGACGTTCACCGCGTGCAGCGAGTTGCCGCCGACGACGAAGAAGTCGTCCTCCGGGCCGACGTCGGTGCCCAGCACCCTGGTCCAGATGTGCCGGATCCGGTCGCCGAGGTCGCCGGCCACCGGCGCGGAGGGTGCGGACACCGGCTCCGGCAGCGCCGACTCGTCGAGCTTTCCGTTGACCGTCAACGGAAGCGTGTCCAGCACGGTGATGGTGGCCGGGGTCATGTACGCGGGCAGTGACGCCCGTGCGTGCGCGGCGACGTCCTCGACGTCCACCTGATCCGACGGCGTGACGTAGGCGTCCAGCCGTGCCGTGTTGGGGTCGTCCGCGACCGCCCTGCGCACCACCACCGCCGAGGAGTGCACGCCGGGATGCGCCTGCAGCACGGCGCGGATCTCGTCCAGTTCGATGCGGTGGCCGCGGATCTTGACCTGGCTGTCCAGCCTGCCGAGGTGCTCCAGGGTGCCGTCGGGGAGCAGCCTGCCGAGGTCGCCGCTGCGGTACATGGTCCCGCCCCGGAACGGGTCGGCCGGGAAGCGCGCCGCGGTCAGTTCGGGCCGGTTGAGGTAACCGAGCGCGACGCCGGCACCGCCGACGTGGATCTCGCCGGACGTGCCGGGCGGGACGAGCTCGCCGAGCTCGTCGAGGACGTAGACGTACCAGCCGGGCAGCGGCCTGCCCACCGACCGGGAGCCCACCTCGGCGAGCGTCCGGGTGACCGTCTGTTCGGTGACGTGCACCGTGGTCTCGGTGATGCCGAACATGTTGACCACGCGGCAGTCCGGATGCGCGTCGAACCAGGGCAGCAGGCTCCTGGTGTCGAGCGGTTCGCCGCCGAAGATCAGCAGCCGCACGCCGATCTCGTCGTGCGGCACCGCGAGCAGCTGCGCGAACGCCGACGGGGTCTGGTTGAGCACGGTGACGGACTCGGCGAGGAGGAGGTCGCGGAACCGCTCCGGGTTCCGCGAGTCCACATAAGACACCACGACGAGACGGCCACCGGTCAGCAGGCAGCCCCAGATCTCCCAGACGGAG from Lentzea guizhouensis harbors:
- a CDS encoding amino acid adenylation domain-containing protein, producing the protein MTRTADPDLITLGVSPRSVTAEPATITSAFDRVAATAPDAVAVTDGTTSLTYAELGRHADEVARGLAALGVAPGDIVVVCLDRGAELVAVLLGVLKAGAVYAPTDPSYPLNRRAHTVRDTGAKVVITKLVDLDVPAKTVTPDEVRALAADGRTAAVEPGDPAYVIYTSGSTGEPKGVVVPHRNVTWLVESTRDEYRLGGGDVWTLFHSSAFDFSVWEIWGCLLTGGRLVVVSYVDSRNPERFRDLLLAESVTVLNQTPSAFAQLLAVPHDEIGVRLLIFGGEPLDTRSLLPWFDAHPDCRVVNMFGITETTVHVTEQTVTRTLAEVGSRSVGRPLPGWYVYVLDELGELVPPGTSGEIHVGGAGVALGYLNRPELTAARFPADPFRGGTMYRSGDLGRLLPDGTLEHLGRLDSQVKIRGHRIELDEIRAVLQAHPGVHSSAVVVRRAVADDPNTARLDAYVTPSDQVDVEDVAAHARASLPAYMTPATITVLDTLPLTVNGKLDESALPEPVSAPSAPVAGDLGDRIRHIWTRVLGTDVGPEDDFFVVGGNSLHAVNVIAEMRADGIALRLVDLMRNPTPRALATALSGA